The DNA segment TGATCAATCAATGTTTGTGAAATCACTCAAGGGCTACCAAGCAGATTCTGATGTGCTTTGTCTGTAGTAATGGCATTGTGCCAACGTTTTGTATGGTGGGATGGATATACCATTATATCTAATCCAAAAAGAGGTATGATCCAGCAAGAAGGTGGCTTGATAGAGTCACATTTTGATGTTAACGTCTGAAACTTCTGAAGAGTAGTTGTCAACCAAAAGACCTCCCCAAAATAGCAAAAGTTACTTTTGTCATTTGAGCCAGGGGTGGTGGGAAAGCCCTGAGGTTTCActgtgcttggttttgtttgttgccaTTCTTGTTTTTAATGAAGTTAGGTGCGTGAAAGTTGCACTGTCActggtgtggaaaaaaaaaaaaatctgtgttgaACTGTAGTTATTATAATGAACCAAAACATTAATATCTCTAGTTCAAGTAGAATAAATCAGCTTTCCAACACTCAGGGACGACTCCTTCAAAAGCCTTGTCTGCTCTTATACTGAGAAAATATTGCTTGTTCTTAGCCCAGTGAAACAATCTAGTTAATATCCTAGTTTCTTTGAAGTGCTGTATGCTTACCCTGTTAGTCCTCTTACTGCTAAATGTAATAAAGAAGAATGCAATTAAAACCAAGTGATTAATATGTAAAGCTCTGTCATCTTTGCACCCTCCCACTGGCTATCTGtatgcattgataagatcctcaAGAGCCATCTCTTATGCAGGCTgagcagtcccagctctctcagccttttcttacAGGAGAGATACACCAGTGCTGTAGTCATTTTTGTGCTCTGTCCATGCCTCTCTTGTACTGGACAGCctagaactggacccagcactccaggggaTCAACTTCTTCgacctgctggcaacactttTCTAGTGTAGCCCAGGACTCAGCCTTTTTTGCCATGGGGCACGCTGGTAGCTCATGATAAATTTTGTGTCCGTGAGCACTACAAGGTTCTTTTCCATGTAACTGCTTTTGTGATTGTTGTATGATTCAGGTGAGCAGAGTCTGAAACCAAGAGGTCAAATGTTTACTGTGCTCTATATGGTATTTGGGAACTTAATTTAGAATTCCCTATTCCTGATCTTTGCTGATAACCTTACTGGCAGTGTATTTCTGTGTGCTGTTGGCAGAAGGTGGCTTAGAGGTGATTCTTTGCTTATCACCTAGAAACAATACCTAGAATTTTGCTGGAAAATAGTTTATTGAATCTATCTTATATAAATGTACTAAGACAACTCTTGCTAATCTTTGCTGGCTAATACTTTTGAAAAGCTTCGTACTTCTGGATGCTGTTTGCCCTCTGTGTCAGATGGGATTGTGGAAGCAGTAATTTCTTGTGGCCATGAGCAAGGTTAGAGGATCTCATGGATCTGTCCTGGGAGCCACTAGGTCAAAGGCCACTGGAAATGTTAAATGCATGTGCCAGAAAAAACCTTGCTCATTAAGCCTGTGTAAATTCAGAGTGAGGCTGATGTAATTTCTGTTTAAATCAGTGGGAATTTTGTTTGTTGAGTATTTGATGGGCAAATGGCAACCTGTAGAAGTTAGTGAAGTTATATTACATCTGCTCCCTAAAAAGTCATTGTAGTTAGACATGTGTCACTGTACTAACCtgtgaaataatttgaaaatatttttcaattatAAACTGTGcaccaaataaaacattttatagTTTGGAAACTGAATTCAAAACCTACCCAGCTATCTTCTTCCCTATTCTTAGATTTCTAGAGTCATTTGGAGCTCATCTAATTCCAGAGTAGACAAAGTAAATGTCTTGGTGGGAGGCGTGGAATTAAGATATGTTTagggaaaagaaacaacccCAGGGCTTGGACTCCAGGCTTCTAAGACGGTGCTGACCTTTGTTAGGACAGTGTGCTGACTGTGCAGTTGTAGGCCATATCAATGGGCTGTATCAGTGCTAACTTGTTTAACTAGAGATACAGAATTGAGGAGAAAAAGGGCCATGTCATGTTTCGTCCTTTGTCTCCTGATCTGTTTGCTTGTGTGTTGCAGGGAAGCATCACCCAGCAAACGAGATGCAGCATGTGATAGAGTCTGAGAAGGTAGCGGAAATGCCGGTTGTATCCCAGTATGGCCATGACCATTCCAGGCTGCATGCCTTCATTGGTGTATCCCTTGTCATTGGCTTTGTCTTCATGCTGTTGGTGGATCAGATAGGCAGCTCTCATGTGCATTCTACAGATGGTAAGTAAAGATTCACTTCGGGGAGATTTGCCGATTAACCTTAATTAGTATCACCCATAGGGGATTTCTTTGGCTTTTCAAAAGCCTTCAGGTTAGTcttatatttgtttgtttttcttatttaattGTCATATATGCAGGTAAAAATCTACAAAGAACTAATAGTTAGATTTCAGTAAGATTGCAGAAATTACTAGGTGTTAGCTCTGGTATTTTACTGTAACTACACTCCCACACTATTCTGGAACCTCGCTtgcttcaaaatattttctgcttaGTCCAAAGATTTCTCAGCTTCATCAGAAGACTCTAAAAATGCAATTGCCTTTgtttcctgcctgcagcttcaTGCTCAGGCTCTAGCTTGAAACGCACCAAAGGTGTTTTGTCGTCTGGAAAGGTATTTTACTGCCTTTGGCTACTCGTTTTCTCCCATGTAGTCTCCTCTGATGTTGGAATTTGGCCCGTAAAAATCAAGGAATTGGTCTTGAAGGAAAGgtaaagcacacacacagaaaggagaggagataTGTTTTGGCTGGATCCTTGGCAGTTCGCAGTGTAGCTGCACAAATGCTTGTATGGGGTGAGTGTGATGGCACAGATGGGAGACCAGTGCAGGGGCTATGTCACCTGTGTACTGGAGGAGTGCAAACAGAGCCACAGCCATGGCTCGCTGATTTCCAGAGCTGTTCAAAGGAAACGATGGCAGTGAAGATGGCAAGGGGATGGAGGTGAGCAACTGCCAGGAGAATCTTTGGTTTGTATGGGTTTGTGACCCTTTCCTGTGTCTCTGGTCAGAGCTAATACCAGGACTATGGTCTGTGTTAGAGGAACATACTACAAGTTAGAATATTACATAAAGTTTCATCTGGCCTGTACCTCCGTTACAAGACATGTAGCAGTGGTTTTTTTGTAATGCTTTTAAAGCTACTGAAGTAAAACATTGAACAAATGTCTTGTAGTTTTGTTATCTCCCAAGTGGATAAATCTTGCTATGTTTAAACTAGAAAAATTCTACAGAATTTTTCTAGTTAGTTCTGGTCAGTCCAAACCAAATACATTCAGATATTCTTGGCGAATATCTCCTATATGGTATGAGTATACCATTGCCATCATCCCCATGTACCTGATGCAATTGATTGCTCAAATAGCTCCCCTTCATTCAGAAGACCAATCTGGTCAAAGAGAATGAATTTGTTTTTAGCCAGCTCACTTCCCTGATCTGACCCACTGGACAGCTACATGGGTGCCTTGGCATAAAGAGTGGAGAGTtggcagacaggcaggaggaaggcAACAGGACCTGACTTTCTGTTCTGGTGGAGGTGCAGATTTAAAGTAACCAAGTGCAGTTTCAGTCAGCTTGCTGACCACTACTATAGTTAAATAATGGCTCGTCAACTGTTTGGAATTAAACAGGTATTTCTACACTTGTGTAGGGCCTACCTGCCCTGTTCATTGCTGTGATTCTTTGCTACAGCTCCACCACCAATTGCACAACTCATAATGGCAGCTATTACCCTGCTGCCCTGTATAATGAGCTAACCTGAACATGTCCTCAGGCAATTGTCAAAACCATTGCAGTCAAAGCACTGGATCTCAGGCAGCATTGCTTGCATTTCTCCTCTGTGGTGTGTAACATTGGAGGAAGATCTTTGCAACTGCTGCAATGACAAGCAGAATTTATTATTTACAAGGAACTGCCAGAGAACAGAGCAACAAAGACTGCCCCAGAGTGTCACCTGAAGGACCATGCCAACGTTGAGCTATGTGGGCAGAAATCATTCTGactcctggagcagctctgggtacTGAGAGTGCAAAACTAGCTTTTCTTCTCCTAGGTAGCACAGAACTTCAGCATTTGGTTTCaggacattaagaaaaacaaatgcttCTGCCTGAATCAGTCATCCTGTAAACCATAAAGAAGTCTTTGTAGTTTTGGCAGTTGTTTGATGGTAGAACTTCAGGTGGTTTGAAGGTGTTAGGAATCAAACTATTTTACAGTAAATTTAGTGCAGAAATACAAAAGCTGCTAGTTTCTTGATCTAACTGcctcagcagctggcagagacttgcagtagtaatttttttttcctttcagcataATTTATGCATGTGTTCTCTTTATCCTGACTTGCCTTATGACTCTTTCAGATCCAGAAGCTGCAAGATCAGGCAACTCCAAAATCACCACAACACTGGGACTAGTAGTCCACGCTGCAGGTAATGTGGGACCTATTGTTAGCACTTGACAAGGACTTCCTCTACCGTGTGGCTCATCTTTCAGTGTGATGGAAACACttgagttttggttttgaatttgttgtggttttttttttatatagggtttagggaaaaaaaagaaaaatagagggCACGGGAAACTAAGAATCTTCCCCAAGACTTACTGGGAATACATACTCCAGTGGTTAGAATTTTCCATGCAGTTTTATTTGGGTACAGTATTTTCACTCTGTTTTCCCATCAGCAAAGTTGTAGAGTGCTCAGTCCCTCCCTCTTCAGTTCCTTTGACTGCTTTAGCTGTTGAAGTTCAGTAAATGCTAATACATTTAATAAGTAGCATGAAACACCTCTGGGTTTCCTTGTCAGTTGGCCTGTGTTTATCAAAAGTTTAAAAGAATATCTTGTGGAAAATAGGACATTATAGAGTCAAGGGCAAAGATTTGAGTGAAATGCATTTGGACTGACTTGTAAAGGCTGAAAAATTTGTGCATGTGTTGCAGACATAACTTTGACTATGTATGTGTAGTACAAATCTGGTTTTATAATCTCTCCTGCTGAAGGCTGTTGTATAGATGAGTCAAGATGTCTATCTAAAACATATTCCTTCACTAAAACTATGTATATATACTAAGGATTAATGCAGTAGCTATTTCCTATTTCATTTAAAATGGTAGAAAATAGTATTTACAATAGTATTTATATTGGGAAATTAAAGGACAATGATTAAAATTCTTTTAGTGCTTAGAATCTAAAGCAGGATTTAAAATTTAGGCAAGAAGACACTTCTACAGAAGCCTAAAATAAGGGAAATTGTTATCTGGTTCTAATTTGTTAGACTGTGCCAACAGTGAACAGATTCTCTGATTTATATGGTCTTGGGAAATAGgagacagctcctgttgagggTCATCTGATATCTTGAAATTGATGTGGCTTAACAAAGGAAAGTGAATCACGTGTTGGGTTGGGATTGTTAATGGCGTTTTGAGTAGTGGGACTTCTCAAATCATCATGGTTTTTTTGTAGGGTCAGCTGCTGAGGGGGGGTGGGGCAGCTGAAACTGATGAGGACTAACGGGTGAATGTGCACTCCTCTTTCAGCTGATGGTGTTGCATTGGGTGCAGCAGCTTCTACTTCTCAGACTAGTGTCCAGTTGATAGTGTTTGTTGCAATTATGTTGCACAAGGTAAGTCCTCACCCAGAAAAATCATACTTGTTCTGTAAGGGACTATTAAAGCAGACAGAGGTTACATAAGATCTCAGATTTCCTTAGTGATGCAATATGGAGCTGTGTAGTGGCCATTGAAATGAACACTGACTTTTTCTGAAGCTAGTgtggtgttgcttttttttttttgtttgtttgcttgtttttaagaAACCAAACACTGCAGacgcacacacacaaaagccagaaaaccccacaaataacaaaaaaccccaacaacaacaaattaaaccacaaacaaaaacttcAGAGAAGCCTCTCTGTGCTAGCTGTAGCACTTTTCTGATGTAGCAAAAGAAACTGTCCTTCTAAGGATGCATAGTAGTATAAGGATGACAAAAAGCCAAAATTACAGAAGTTAATGGAGAGAGAAACTCTAGGCAGAATgtacatttaaatatttataatgaTTACACAAACACATGTATCTTAATAGCCAGAACATGAGTTTCCATTAGGTACTGATATTAAGGTAGGACAGTCTGCAGAATTCTATTGATCTGAGTTAACTGCAACATATTAGCGGTCTCCCTGAATTTCTTCCAGCTCAGTGCATTGTACTGTAGGAACTTGTATTTCAGCTTTATCTCTGATTCCTGGGGTTTTTAGAAGGTGTTGTACTACCAGTGAATATTGTTTTTTGCAGGCACCAGCTGCCTTTGGCCTGGTTTCTTTCCTGATGCACGCTGGGCTGGAACGGAATCGAATTAGAAAACACTTGCTGGTGTTTGCATTAGCAGCACCTGTTATGTCGATGGTGACATACTTAGGGCTAAGCAAGGTAGGTCTCTTCGTTTTCTTCTGCCCAACATGGGACCTCATGGTGGAGTTTGGGAAAAGGAATATTGTATGAGTTTCGTAGAGCATAATTCCAAACTCCTTGAAAAGCTTAGCAGAATGGAGATTAATAAAGTTGGTAAAAAGGTAGCAATATGAATATGTGAAACAAAAACTAACCCATGCTGTCCCTTACAGCCAGTGATACAACTCATCTATAGAGGTTTGTTCAGCTTTCTTTGAAGACTGATTTctgtcttctctcctttctgctgTTCCCTGCTGAGAATGACTTACTTCTAGGTTGTATCTGACTGCATAACTGAGCAATTATTGCATTCTTATTTTAACATGCAGGtggaaaatagtattttttttcatttcctccaCCATTCCAGAATTGATCTTACATGTTCAAAGCCTTTTTCACACTGGCAGGAGTTGAATCCTCAGCTACAACAGCCTTTCTGCCTCTTTAAAGCATAGTCTTGTCTTGCCTCTATACAGCAAATGGCACATGAGTTTATCATCTCTGTCCAAATTAAATGTTTCTGCTTCTCAAAGGCTTTCCTTATGACACTGTGGTATTTCTAActgctctgctccatgctgGCGTCAGACTGCTGTTGCGTGTAAAGAATCTACCATGTAACCTCATGAAACTCAAGGCATGAGAAGGAAGGCTAAGTAATCATCTGGGCTAATCCCTTTACTTGCTGGAAAAGAGTTATACTGATATtacagtacagaaaaaaaaaaaagtttagtttGTAAATAGAAATGAGAATTCGCTGTTTGGGCGTTCTCTTGATGTAGACTCACTAAGAACTGGTTTTGCATTTTGTGCTTCAGAGAAAACAGACTTGGTGAAGTATAAGCATTGTCACAGTGGTTGTATAGTTCCAGAGCAGAAGGCGTATTGCTGCtctttggaaaaataatttgagtACACCAGTGATCTAACATCACACTTGGGTTGGAAGTTGTTAAAGAAACATCTTGAAAGTTACATGAATGGatttgcatttcattatttttggtGTGTAGCATGATCTTAATACTAGAAAGTAAAGAGGTGCTCACTTTTGATCCAGAAGATATATTTCTTTATGAAGCTTATGTAGAAATTCTGGAATAGTTTTGGGTCTTTACTTGTACATGCAAATCATAAAAATGCAATATTAAATGAGTGATCGTTTGGGACTTTTATCTGGTAAATCTTGCTCTGACTAGCAGGGAACCAGGGAGATGGTCAAAGAAGATGCTTTTGTCCACACTGTGAATTTTTTCTGCTGTAAGGGATCCTAGAAGTCTGAACTGATTTAACTAGAATTGAGAAGTGTATTTCTGACCCTGACATCAACTTCAGAATGCCAGTTGCTACACATAAGGTGCAAGACAAACCATTGCCATTGTGAAGGAAGGAGAGTTGATAGAAACCCTGCTCTGTCCAAACACTTAGGGAATATTTCTATtattgatggaaaaaaaattaccgtaattttttcactcttttttttttttttttaatcatttcagAGCAGCAAAGAAGCCCTTTCAGAAGTCAATGCCACTGGAGTTGCTAtgctcttttctgctgggaCTTTTCTTTATGTTGCCACAGTTCATGTCCTCCCAGAAGTGGGAGGAATTGCTCATAGCCACAGACCTGAATCAACTGGAGGGAAAGGACTCAGTCGTCTGGAGGTGGCAGCCCTAGTAGTAGGATGCCTTATTCCTCTAGTTTTGTCCATTGGACACCATCACTGAAGGCTCAGACTTCACCGTTCTCCTCAATCTGAGATGAGCAGTAAAATGTCAGCTGCTCCCTTTATCATTGTCTCTTACACATCATCCACACCATCCACTTCATGGAGTTCAGAGGAAGCCTTGATTGCAAAATGAGGCATACTGGGAAAGTTTTTAGTGCTTCGACAGCTGGACACAAATTCTATGtaactttcttttctgaagacaTTTGCTATTTTAATTGTTACTTCTGGCCCTATTTCTCAGGGAAGATGGAATTTGGAGTTTAAGAAAGGTGAGCAGGAAAGAACATCAGTGACTCATCATGAAATTGCAATCACCAAAGTATCCTGCAGTTCAGCTTTCACAGCTGAACAACGGTTGGCTGCCTTGAGAGAGGCTGAAGTCTTTTGAAGTCTTACTAATGAAGAAGGGGGTTCTCCCCCCTCGGTTCTAGAGTGTCCTGACAACATTACTGGTCCTTGTGATGTTTCTCTCTAATTGTATTGCAAAAATGGGCTACACTTGGAACTCTGGACAGCACTGTTATTGTTACAGAAGTGTCATGGATGGGAGAGAAATGATGTAGGCAAAGTGTAGGATTAGAGTAGGAAATCAGCTGGTTAAAAAAGTACAAATGAATTTTGCAGCATATTCCCTTATTTAATACAAAGGAGAGAAGCGAGGAGAGTAGTGTTTGGATGGTTTATGCAGTTGTAcataggtgttttttttttttttttaaaaggcagtaTTTCCTGAGAGATGGTCTTCTGCCAGGTCAGTAAAGCACAGGCACCAAAAATGTTTTCAGCGGTTAGATAGTGGCTTCTGGCATTACATTACTGCTGCTGTTGAGAGAGACACTCAGTGTCCTTTGAAATCAAGCTCTACTGGGCTCTGAGGAgtagaaatctgatggagacaGCTGTTGAGGGACCAGGGAACTTTACTAGCTCATAGTCAAACATCTGAACTTCTGAAATCGGTGGTACGGTTGGGTttttgatttttggtttgtatctgtattttttcttttttttcccttctttttctttttttcctctttttttctttttttccttttttctcttttttttttctttttttccttttttctcttttttttttctttttttcctttttttttcttcttttttttcattaaataaaaGGCTAACAAACTAAGATGTTTAGTTAAATATCTATACTGCAGATAAAGTGTTTCTAAAGCGGTtctgaacaacaacaaacaaagccTAAACTGATAGGCTTTCATTGGACCTCTTAGGAATTTTGTGCATTTGCCTCTTGCTGATGAATGTTAGTTTTGGAGAATCTGCTGGAGGGCTTGTTGCCAGCTGCTGATGCCTCTCCCTGCAGAAGAGTGATAAAAGATCCCTCCTTTTCCCAGGCACATCCTTCTCTTGTCAGCCACCATTTCGCTTAAGCAGATCTGTTTTAATTTAATAACTGTAAGTCACTGAAAAGCCAGGAATGCTTGACAGGCACAGACTGAACATAAAATCCTTTCTGTAGGGAAAAGGTTTTTAATGCCATACCCTTTTAAAGCTATACTCTGTCAGCACTTTTTAAAGGTAACGTTgccaaatatatttttctttttatatttttttttcctcccaatgGATTTTCAAGGCTTGAAATCTCTTTAACTGAAGTGCTTCTGGCTTCCACTTGAATGGATGTGTCTGCTTTTCATGCCATTTATTACTGATGCTACACAGGCCATTGTGCTTCTTAACTTCTTTACATTTTTGGCATTATCCTGTTTGTTTGCTAGTTCAATAATGGGTAGGGCCTGACTTTTGGACTAGTGATTGCTTTGTCTGTTAGCTTTGAAACAATGCAAGTGTATCCCTGGATTGAACTTTGTAGTGAACCCCAGGAGTGCTTGTTCATTTGTGTCTTCCTATATAACATTAATGCAAGATTAATAGAAATCATATTTTCCAGTGATGCTATTTGCAGATGAAATTAGTGTATCAGGCTGAAacgagtttgtttgtttgtttttttctgctttagacCTTCGAAAGTTAATTCTGTTTTGATTAAGATTAGTGATGTGGGTGAGATCCCTCTCCTACACATTCTTAAacctttttgattttttttttttcacaatatACAGCAGCAACTAGTACAGTGATACAAGTTACTGATGTGTGTGTGATTAAACAGTGTTGTTTACACCAGAGCCCCCAGTGTTCTTCCTGACTTCTCCCTACCTACCTTCTTCTTTGATAATCTCACTATTTTATCTGGCTTAATCTTCCCACAACTGTTTCCAAAAACTGGAGAGTTTGCAAtacctgcagcagaagcaggagaaagcagGAGTGCAGCACCAGATGCTTACATTGTGTAAAACTGTTAAGATTGGTTTTGttcatgtttttttaatttaaactatCAGCAGTCGCTTGCAGGTGCATCCCATCCCACTGGTTATTCTGGCATGCTGGctgcttcagcctctttttGTGTATAACAGCAGTAACAGTGCAGGGAGGTGCCTAGGTGAAGTCTCATTCCATGCCTTTTGttccagtgctggagcatgtggaTAGTACCCTCTTCTATGGATCAGTGTGTATGAATGAGGAGGTGGCAGCCAGCCTTTCACTGCCAGCTTAACCTCTGGCCCATCAGCCATGAGAGGTCACGTTGTCTGTCTTTTCTCCTGGTTCTCAGATTGTGTTTCTGATTTCTGAGGGAAGCCACCAGAAATGCTAATATTCAGTTTAATGATTCATAAGTTGTAGAGGCCAAGTTAATAGCAGCAGGTGAGGGATTTTAAATGAAAGCACTGGCAACTTAAAATGGGCACAAATTCTGGTGACCAAATTCTGGTGACACATACTTTTCTTTTGGCACTTAAGTCATAGAAgacttctgtgatttttttttttttttttttcccctatgcaTTTAAGGAGCtagcattattttcttttggctGCCTTTCATTTCTCTGCTGAACTATTATTTTCAATTCTGTAGCTGAAACTGCAGTGACTAAGGAAGCCTTTAGTTACATATAAGGAAAATAGAAATTGTAAATGATCAAACCTTTTCAAG comes from the Indicator indicator isolate 239-I01 chromosome 4, UM_Iind_1.1, whole genome shotgun sequence genome and includes:
- the SLC39A9 gene encoding zinc transporter ZIP9 isoform X1 produces the protein MDDFRSIFLLSLAMLVACYVAGIIPLAVNFSEEKLKLVTVLGAGLLCGTALAVIVPEGVHALYEDVLEGKHHPANEMQHVIESEKVAEMPVVSQYGHDHSRLHAFIGVSLVIGFVFMLLVDQIGSSHVHSTDADGVALGAAASTSQTSVQLIVFVAIMLHKAPAAFGLVSFLMHAGLERNRIRKHLLVFALAAPVMSMVTYLGLSKSSKEALSEVNATGVAMLFSAGTFLYVATVHVLPEVGGIAHSHRPESTGGKGLSRLEVAALVVGCLIPLVLSIGHHH
- the SLC39A9 gene encoding zinc transporter ZIP9 isoform X3; translation: MDDFRSIFLLSLAMLVACYVAGIIPLAVNFSEEKLKLVTVLGAGLLCGTALAVIVPEGVHALYEDVLEGKHHPANEMQHVIESEKVAEMPVVSQYGHDHSRLHAFIGVSLVIGFVFMLLVDQIGSSHVHSTDDPEAARSGNSKITTTLGLVVHAAADGVALGAAASTSQTSVQLIVFVAIMLHKAPAAFGLVSFLMHAGLERNRIRKHLLVFALAAPVMSMVTYLGLSK
- the SLC39A9 gene encoding zinc transporter ZIP9 isoform X2, which codes for MDDFRSIFLLSLAMLVACYVAGIIPLAVNFSEEKLKLVTVLGAGLLCGTALAVIVPEGVHALYEDVLEDPEAARSGNSKITTTLGLVVHAAADGVALGAAASTSQTSVQLIVFVAIMLHKAPAAFGLVSFLMHAGLERNRIRKHLLVFALAAPVMSMVTYLGLSKSSKEALSEVNATGVAMLFSAGTFLYVATVHVLPEVGGIAHSHRPESTGGKGLSRLEVAALVVGCLIPLVLSIGHHH
- the SLC39A9 gene encoding zinc transporter ZIP9 isoform X4; translated protein: MDDFRSIFLLSLAMLVACYVAGIIPLAVNFSEEKLKLVTVLGAGLLCGTALAVIVPEGVHALYEDVLEGKHHPANEMQHVIESEKVAEMPVVSQYGHDHSRLHAFIGVSLVIGFVFMLLVDQIGSSHVHSTDDPEAARSGNSKITTTLGLVVHAAADGVALGAAASTSQTSVQLIVFVAIMLHKAPAAFGLVSFLMHAGLERNRIRKHLLVFALAAPVMSMVTYLGLSKSSKEALSEVNATGVAMLFSAGTFLYVATVHVLPEVGGIAHSHRPESTGGKGLSRLEVAALVVGCLIPLVLSIGHHH